In the genome of Opitutia bacterium, one region contains:
- a CDS encoding M13 family metallopeptidase, protein MRSLKTLSLVWVCALGLVARAEITPANFDQSVKPQDDFYRFVNGTWLKNTAIPADQARWHTFTILAERNMEALRQLAERAAAKGKSGTAIEQLVGDYYASGMDEAAINATGIKPLQPLLDRVAAAHTPAEVFATLGALHAQGIRVGFGAGVGPDAKDSNTQIFQMRQGGLGLPGGGRDTDRDYYLNTDERSQKIREQYVAHIAKMLELSGWDATAAQAGAAGALRIETALAEVSLPRAALRNPYASYNKIAVADLATKAPGLDWSGYFTTLGLGEFKDLNLAHPKFFAGFAKLVQEAPAADWQAYLRWRLLSNFSTSLGTVFEEENFNFYSGVIAGVKERKPRWRRIVSATDNALGEALGQLYVAEYFPPEAKARVLKLVEDLRASLGDRIRALEWMDAATKEKALAKLAAFSVKMGYPDKWQDYSALHLDRSSYVLNQLRIAQYEQRRNIARLGRPTDKTEWGMTPPTVNASYSPQANSITFPAGILQPPFFDPKADDASNYGGIGTVIGHEMTHGFDDSGRRYDFAGNLVDWWSKESGEEFNKRAAKVVEQFNGYTVLDGTLHLKGELTQGENIADLGGIKVAYAALQKALEGQPRDKIDGWTPEQRFFLSYANIWRDLQRPEEQRRRVNVDPHSPGVWRVNGPLSNLEEFWTAFGVPEGAPMRRSGDARVTIW, encoded by the coding sequence ATGCGTTCCCTGAAAACCCTCTCGCTTGTCTGGGTGTGCGCACTCGGACTCGTTGCTCGCGCGGAGATCACTCCCGCCAACTTCGACCAATCGGTGAAGCCGCAGGACGACTTCTACCGATTCGTGAACGGCACGTGGTTGAAGAACACCGCCATTCCCGCCGACCAGGCGCGCTGGCACACCTTCACGATCCTGGCCGAGCGCAACATGGAAGCGCTGCGCCAGCTCGCCGAGCGTGCCGCCGCCAAGGGCAAATCGGGCACCGCGATCGAGCAGCTCGTCGGCGACTACTACGCCAGCGGCATGGATGAGGCCGCCATCAACGCCACCGGCATCAAACCGCTGCAGCCGCTGCTCGATCGCGTCGCGGCTGCGCACACACCGGCGGAGGTCTTCGCCACGCTCGGTGCGCTTCACGCCCAAGGCATCCGTGTGGGCTTCGGTGCCGGCGTCGGCCCCGATGCGAAGGACAGCAACACGCAGATCTTCCAAATGCGCCAGGGCGGCCTCGGCCTGCCGGGCGGCGGACGCGACACCGATCGCGACTACTACCTCAACACCGACGAGCGCTCGCAGAAAATCCGCGAGCAATACGTCGCGCACATCGCGAAGATGCTCGAGCTCTCCGGGTGGGACGCGACCGCCGCGCAAGCTGGCGCCGCCGGCGCGCTGCGCATCGAGACGGCGCTCGCCGAAGTCTCGCTCCCGCGCGCCGCGTTGCGCAATCCCTACGCGAGCTACAACAAGATCGCCGTCGCCGATCTCGCCACGAAGGCGCCGGGACTCGACTGGTCCGGCTACTTCACGACGCTCGGACTCGGCGAGTTCAAGGACCTGAATCTCGCGCACCCGAAGTTCTTCGCCGGCTTCGCGAAGCTCGTGCAGGAAGCGCCCGCCGCCGACTGGCAGGCCTACCTGCGCTGGCGTTTGCTGTCGAATTTCTCGACCTCGCTTGGCACCGTGTTCGAGGAGGAGAATTTCAATTTCTACAGCGGCGTCATCGCCGGCGTGAAGGAGCGCAAGCCGCGCTGGCGCCGCATCGTCAGCGCGACCGACAACGCGCTCGGCGAGGCGCTGGGCCAGCTCTACGTCGCCGAGTATTTCCCGCCCGAGGCGAAGGCCCGCGTGCTCAAGCTCGTCGAAGATCTCCGCGCCTCCCTCGGCGATCGCATCCGCGCGCTCGAGTGGATGGACGCCGCCACGAAGGAAAAGGCGCTGGCGAAGCTCGCCGCGTTTTCCGTCAAGATGGGTTATCCCGACAAGTGGCAGGACTACAGCGCGCTGCACCTCGACCGCAGCTCCTACGTGCTCAACCAGCTCCGCATCGCCCAATACGAGCAGCGGCGCAACATCGCACGCCTCGGCCGGCCGACCGACAAGACGGAGTGGGGCATGACGCCGCCCACCGTGAACGCTTCCTACAGTCCGCAGGCGAACTCGATCACCTTCCCGGCCGGCATCCTTCAGCCGCCGTTCTTCGATCCGAAGGCCGACGACGCTTCCAACTACGGCGGCATCGGCACCGTCATCGGCCACGAGATGACGCACGGCTTCGACGACTCCGGCCGTCGTTACGACTTTGCCGGCAATCTGGTCGACTGGTGGTCGAAGGAATCCGGCGAGGAGTTCAACAAGCGCGCCGCGAAAGTCGTCGAGCAGTTCAACGGCTACACCGTGCTCGACGGCACGCTCCACCTGAAAGGTGAACTCACCCAGGGCGAGAACATCGCCGACCTCGGCGGCATCAAGGTCGCCTACGCCGCGCTGCAGAAGGCGCTCGAAGGCCAGCCGCGTGACAAGATCGACGGTTGGACGCCCGAGCAGCGATTCTTCCTCAGCTACGCCAACATCTGGCGCGATCTCCAGCGTCCCGAGGAACAGCGCCGCCGCGTGAACGTCGACCCGCACTCGCCGGGCGTCTGGCGCGTGAACGGTCCGCTCTCGAATCTCGAGGAGTTCTGGACCGCGTTCGGCGTTCCCGAGGGCGCGCCGATGCGCCGCTCCGGCGACGCGCGCGTGACGATCTGGTGA
- a CDS encoding M20/M25/M40 family metallo-hydrolase, whose protein sequence is MSAATQSPAPFDAVAFARGLMDIDSTTGKEAAVGRKLAADLRALGWRVQEQPVSGERFNILATVGEPKVTFSTHFDCVPPYFPSRVEGDKLMGRGACDAKGILAAQVAAAERLRAQGETRVALLFVVGEERGSDGAKRANTLPNQSKFLINGEPTDLRLGTATRGGVRFRLHADGRAAHSGYPELGESATEKLLDCLEILRRAEWPDDPVLGRTHFNIGLLSGGVAPNVIPPHAHAELFFRTVSDADIVRRRVQELVGARLRIEETAFVPLVRLHTVGGFEQAVFSYATDVPFLDNWGTPLLFGPGSIHVAHTDHEFLSIAELHAAIDGNVRIASELLAQ, encoded by the coding sequence ATGAGCGCCGCGACCCAATCCCCCGCCCCCTTCGACGCCGTCGCCTTCGCGCGCGGCCTGATGGACATCGATTCGACGACCGGCAAGGAAGCCGCCGTCGGCCGCAAGCTCGCCGCCGACCTCCGCGCCCTCGGCTGGCGCGTGCAGGAGCAACCGGTCTCCGGCGAACGCTTCAACATCCTCGCCACCGTCGGCGAGCCCAAGGTCACGTTCTCGACGCACTTCGACTGCGTGCCGCCGTATTTCCCGAGCCGCGTCGAAGGCGACAAGCTCATGGGCCGCGGCGCGTGCGACGCCAAAGGCATCCTCGCCGCCCAGGTCGCCGCCGCCGAGCGCCTCCGTGCGCAGGGCGAGACGCGCGTCGCGCTGCTCTTCGTCGTCGGCGAGGAACGCGGCAGCGACGGCGCCAAGCGCGCGAACACGCTCCCGAACCAATCCAAGTTCCTCATCAACGGCGAACCCACCGACCTCCGCCTCGGCACGGCGACGCGCGGCGGCGTGCGTTTCCGGCTCCACGCCGACGGCCGCGCCGCCCACTCCGGTTATCCGGAGCTCGGCGAATCCGCGACCGAGAAGCTGCTCGATTGCCTCGAAATCCTGCGTCGGGCCGAGTGGCCCGACGATCCGGTGCTCGGCCGCACGCATTTCAACATCGGTCTGCTCAGCGGCGGCGTGGCGCCGAACGTCATCCCGCCGCACGCGCACGCGGAGCTGTTCTTCCGGACCGTGAGCGACGCCGACATTGTCCGCCGACGCGTGCAGGAACTCGTCGGCGCGCGCCTGCGCATCGAGGAGACCGCCTTCGTGCCGCTCGTGCGCCTGCACACCGTCGGCGGTTTCGAGCAGGCCGTGTTCTCCTACGCGACCGACGTGCCGTTCCTCGACAACTGGGGCACACCGCTGCTCTTCGGCCCGGGCTCGATCCACGTCGCGCACACCGACCACGAGTTTCTATCGATCGCCGAGCTCCACGCCGCCATCGACGGGAACGTCCGCATCGCGTCGGAACTACTCGCGCAATAA
- a CDS encoding membrane integrity-associated transporter subunit PqiC translates to MNFSSSLRFGLAAAAAALLAGCNILPEARPESARYYVLEAHPAADAPPAGAVKLGLRPVEVPAYLKHKAIVTRSGENEVSYAADAFWAEPLDAGIARVLREQLAARANILAYPFPAQLPRDYDLTVRVLNAEGAAKGVRFVAVIELLRVGDKPEVVVRREFTAPAAAWHGDYGQLARGLSEAVAALADDIVASVPKQ, encoded by the coding sequence ATGAATTTCTCCTCCTCTCTTCGCTTTGGTTTGGCCGCCGCGGCCGCGGCGCTCCTCGCCGGCTGCAACATCCTCCCCGAGGCGCGGCCCGAAAGCGCGCGCTACTACGTCCTCGAAGCCCATCCCGCCGCCGATGCGCCGCCGGCCGGCGCGGTGAAGCTCGGCCTGCGCCCCGTCGAAGTGCCCGCCTACCTCAAGCACAAGGCGATCGTCACGCGCAGCGGGGAAAACGAGGTCAGCTACGCCGCCGATGCGTTTTGGGCCGAGCCGCTCGATGCCGGCATCGCGCGGGTATTGCGGGAGCAACTCGCCGCGCGCGCGAACATCCTGGCTTATCCGTTCCCGGCGCAACTGCCGCGCGACTACGACCTGACCGTTCGCGTGCTCAATGCCGAGGGCGCGGCGAAAGGCGTGCGCTTTGTGGCCGTGATCGAATTGCTGCGGGTCGGGGACAAACCGGAAGTCGTGGTGCGCCGTGAGTTCACGGCCCCCGCGGCGGCGTGGCACGGCGATTACGGGCAGCTCGCGCGCGGCTTGAGTGAAGCGGTGGCGGCGCTGGCGGACGATATTGTGGCCAGTGTGCCGAAACAGTAG
- a CDS encoding 2-dehydropantoate 2-reductase has translation MNAPFPSKPRVAIVGSGALGTYYGASLARAGHDVHFLVRTGRAAVLARGMRIKTPTEKFHLKKVQVYGSTEEIGACDLVIVALKATSNDALKKLLPPLLGPSTLVLTLQNGLGVEEPVAEIAGPDRVIGALCYIAAERTGPGVVECRFPGVMTIGKFGKPAGERTHAVASLFSRAGVKCEAQDNLEEMRWRKLVWNVPFNGIAIAAGGVTTDVIMADDGLRMLARRVMEEVVDTAAKFGHEIPRSFVDLQFERTAKMGGYRPSSLIDFDDGKELEIEEIWGEPVRRAKAVGAAVPRMEMLYWLIRHRLAARKTAKRKR, from the coding sequence GTGAACGCCCCATTTCCCTCGAAACCTCGCGTCGCCATCGTGGGTAGCGGAGCCCTCGGCACCTACTACGGCGCCTCCCTCGCGCGCGCGGGACACGACGTGCATTTCCTCGTCCGCACCGGTCGCGCCGCCGTGCTCGCGCGCGGCATGCGCATCAAGACGCCGACCGAGAAATTCCATCTCAAGAAGGTTCAGGTCTACGGCTCCACCGAGGAGATCGGCGCCTGCGATCTCGTGATCGTCGCGCTCAAGGCCACGTCGAACGACGCGCTGAAGAAGCTGCTGCCGCCGTTGCTCGGACCGTCGACGCTCGTGCTCACGCTGCAAAACGGACTCGGCGTCGAGGAGCCGGTGGCCGAGATCGCCGGCCCGGATCGCGTGATCGGCGCGCTGTGCTACATCGCCGCCGAGCGCACAGGGCCGGGCGTTGTCGAGTGCCGTTTCCCTGGCGTGATGACGATCGGCAAGTTCGGCAAGCCCGCCGGCGAGCGCACCCACGCCGTGGCGTCGCTGTTCAGCCGCGCTGGCGTCAAATGCGAGGCGCAGGACAACCTCGAGGAGATGCGCTGGCGCAAGCTGGTCTGGAACGTCCCCTTCAACGGCATCGCCATCGCGGCGGGCGGCGTCACGACTGATGTCATCATGGCCGACGACGGTCTCCGCATGCTCGCTCGGCGCGTGATGGAGGAGGTCGTGGACACGGCCGCGAAGTTCGGCCACGAAATCCCGCGCTCGTTCGTCGACCTGCAGTTCGAGCGCACCGCAAAGATGGGCGGCTATCGGCCTTCGAGCCTGATTGATTTCGACGACGGCAAGGAGCTGGAGATCGAGGAAATCTGGGGCGAACCCGTGCGGCGCGCGAAAGCCGTCGGCGCCGCCGTGCCGCGCATGGAGATGCTCTATTGGCTGATCCGCCATCGCCTCGCCGCTCGCAAGACGGCGAAGCGAAAGCGCTGA
- a CDS encoding pantoate--beta-alanine ligase gives MQKIDSLTAMRASAAELRASGRRLALIPTLGALHAGHVSLVRLARERGFAVVVSVFVNPLQFGANEDLAKYPRNPAADAALCEREGADVFFAPAVEEMFPKSFSLAVTEERVSKPLCGVSRPALFRGVLTCWLKLLNVVQPDALVMGEKDFQQVAVVRKALADLALPVEVLTAPTVRDADGLAVSARNSYLTPTQRDEALAVFQALKRAKEMVDSGVRSADRVVAEATHIMAAKRRLRVIYIAVVNRETMDPMREVVPGVSLMSVAFWVDEVRLTDNMPL, from the coding sequence ATGCAAAAAATCGACTCTCTCACGGCGATGCGGGCCAGCGCCGCGGAGTTGCGCGCCTCGGGGCGCCGGCTTGCGCTCATTCCCACGCTCGGCGCGTTGCACGCTGGACATGTCAGCCTCGTCCGGCTGGCCCGCGAACGTGGGTTCGCGGTCGTCGTGTCCGTCTTCGTGAACCCGTTGCAGTTCGGCGCCAACGAGGACCTCGCGAAATACCCGCGCAATCCGGCCGCCGACGCGGCGCTGTGCGAGCGCGAGGGCGCCGACGTCTTTTTCGCGCCGGCGGTCGAGGAGATGTTTCCCAAGAGCTTCTCGCTGGCCGTGACGGAGGAGCGCGTCAGCAAGCCGCTGTGCGGCGTGTCGCGCCCGGCGTTGTTCCGCGGCGTGCTCACCTGCTGGTTGAAGCTGCTCAACGTCGTGCAGCCCGATGCGCTCGTGATGGGTGAAAAGGATTTCCAGCAGGTCGCCGTGGTGCGGAAGGCTCTCGCCGATCTCGCGCTGCCGGTGGAGGTGTTGACCGCGCCGACCGTGCGCGATGCGGACGGACTCGCGGTGAGCGCGCGCAACAGCTACCTGACGCCGACCCAGCGCGACGAGGCGCTGGCGGTTTTTCAGGCGCTCAAGCGCGCGAAGGAGATGGTCGATTCCGGTGTGCGCAGCGCGGATCGCGTCGTGGCCGAGGCCACGCACATCATGGCCGCGAAGCGCCGGCTGCGCGTCATCTACATCGCGGTCGTGAACCGTGAGACGATGGATCCGATGCGGGAGGTCGTGCCCGGAGTGTCGCTGATGTCCGTGGCGTTCTGGGTCGATGAGGTCCGCCTGACGGACAACATGCCGCTCTGA
- a CDS encoding HAD family hydrolase, which yields MRLRTVLFDLDGTIVDQFNAIHRCHSFAMRQIGLPAPTFEQVKRAIGRGLDDAIRDLAGPDNVERILPIYLEHWRATSLQDAAIFPGTLELLGALRARGVKCAALTNKRGDASREVCAHLKITPLLDGIFGAGDTEWLKPQREFVDHALRALGTTVAETALVGDSIYDVATALNAGLAFYGVTTGTHDDAALRAAGATEIFADLPSAAPAILARC from the coding sequence ATGCGCTTGCGCACCGTCCTCTTCGACCTCGACGGCACCATCGTCGACCAGTTCAACGCGATCCACCGCTGCCACTCGTTCGCGATGCGGCAAATCGGCCTGCCCGCCCCGACGTTCGAGCAGGTCAAACGCGCCATCGGCCGCGGGCTCGACGACGCCATCCGCGATCTCGCCGGACCGGACAACGTCGAGCGCATCCTGCCCATCTATCTTGAACACTGGCGCGCCACGAGCCTGCAAGACGCGGCGATCTTCCCCGGCACGCTCGAACTCCTCGGCGCCTTGCGGGCCCGCGGCGTGAAATGCGCCGCGCTCACCAACAAGCGCGGCGATGCCTCGCGCGAAGTCTGCGCCCACCTGAAAATCACGCCCCTGCTCGACGGCATCTTCGGCGCCGGCGACACGGAGTGGTTGAAACCGCAACGCGAATTCGTCGACCACGCGCTGCGTGCGCTCGGCACGACGGTCGCGGAAACGGCGTTGGTCGGCGACTCGATCTACGACGTCGCGACCGCCCTCAACGCCGGCCTCGCCTTCTACGGCGTCACCACCGGCACGCACGACGACGCCGCGCTGCGCGCCGCGGGCGCGACCGAGATCTTCGCCGACCTGCCGTCCGCCGCCCCGGCGATCCTCGCACGCTGTTGA
- a CDS encoding DUF2721 domain-containing protein produces the protein MDAIPSSMLPVIQASITPVILISGAGMLLLTLTNRMGRAVDRTRALAKELREHPEQKNPRIEEQLEVLTVRTRLIRASVLWAVLSMLSACLLILAIFATARLKFDGEILLLAFFVGGIALLFGSLVYFVRDIVLSLHALDSEVAWSRQGK, from the coding sequence ATGGACGCGATTCCTTCGAGTATGTTGCCGGTCATCCAAGCTTCGATCACGCCAGTGATCCTTATTTCCGGCGCCGGCATGTTGTTGCTGACGCTCACCAACCGCATGGGCCGCGCGGTGGACCGCACGCGCGCGCTGGCCAAGGAGCTGCGCGAGCATCCCGAGCAGAAAAACCCGCGCATCGAGGAACAACTGGAGGTGCTCACGGTGCGCACGCGCCTCATCCGCGCCTCGGTGCTGTGGGCGGTGCTCAGCATGCTGTCGGCCTGCCTGCTGATCCTGGCGATCTTCGCGACGGCGCGGTTGAAGTTCGACGGCGAGATCCTGCTGCTGGCGTTTTTCGTCGGCGGGATCGCGCTGTTGTTCGGTTCGCTCGTCTACTTCGTGCGCGACATCGTGCTCTCGCTCCACGCGCTCGACTCGGAAGTCGCGTGGTCGCGCCAGGGCAAGTGA
- a CDS encoding MCE family protein has protein sequence MKSRFSPAAVGMFVLGAVLLGLLAFVSFGGTNFFSKPTRFVVYFEESVSGLDPGAAVKVNGVRIGRVAAINVRYDSATRVALVQTICEIDRNVLTDRDGNTIELTNPVELQNLIERGMRAKLNLQGITGLLFVELSFEDPREYPAPKRNSVEPYPVIPAIKSPIAEVQSSIVEIVADIKRVDFAGLSKELKTLLATTNQKMADLDVKGLTERVGRAADSVEKFASSPDAKAVMANLNKTITDTQALIAKLDAQVQPVSGELKQTLADAQSALKQIDAAAATTRRFVQSQGYLGEDVTRTLQQVSDAAGAIQRLAELLERNPNALLVGRKVDGNSKR, from the coding sequence GTGAAATCCCGCTTCAGTCCTGCCGCCGTGGGCATGTTTGTGTTGGGGGCCGTGCTGCTCGGCCTGCTCGCCTTCGTCTCCTTCGGCGGGACGAACTTCTTCTCCAAGCCCACGCGCTTCGTCGTCTATTTCGAGGAGTCCGTGAGCGGTCTCGACCCCGGCGCGGCGGTGAAGGTGAACGGCGTGCGCATCGGCCGCGTCGCCGCGATCAACGTCCGCTACGACTCCGCCACGCGCGTGGCGCTGGTCCAGACGATCTGCGAGATCGACCGCAACGTGCTCACCGATCGCGACGGCAACACGATCGAGCTGACCAATCCCGTCGAGCTCCAGAACCTCATCGAGCGCGGCATGCGCGCGAAGCTGAACCTGCAGGGCATCACCGGCCTGTTGTTCGTCGAGCTGAGCTTCGAGGACCCGCGCGAATATCCGGCGCCCAAGCGCAACTCGGTCGAGCCGTATCCCGTCATTCCCGCCATCAAGTCGCCCATCGCCGAAGTGCAAAGCAGCATCGTGGAAATCGTCGCCGACATCAAACGCGTCGATTTCGCCGGCTTGAGCAAGGAACTGAAGACGCTCCTCGCGACCACCAATCAAAAGATGGCCGACCTCGACGTGAAGGGATTGACCGAGCGCGTGGGTCGCGCCGCCGATTCCGTGGAGAAGTTCGCCAGCTCGCCCGACGCCAAGGCCGTCATGGCGAACCTCAACAAGACCATCACCGACACCCAGGCGCTCATCGCCAAGCTCGACGCGCAGGTGCAGCCGGTGAGCGGCGAGCTGAAGCAGACGCTGGCCGACGCGCAGTCCGCGCTGAAGCAGATCGATGCCGCGGCCGCGACCACGCGCCGCTTCGTCCAGTCGCAGGGCTACCTCGGCGAGGACGTGACGCGCACGCTGCAGCAGGTTTCCGATGCCGCCGGCGCGATCCAGCGCCTCGCCGAACTTCTCGAGCGCAACCCGAACGCGCTGCTCGTCGGCCGCAAGGTCGACGGCAATTCGAAACGCTGA
- a CDS encoding ATP-binding cassette domain-containing protein — MPAAGKFAIEVEGLQARYDERVILESVSFAVKKGEVFFIIGGSGCGKSTLLRNLVGLQQPPKGSVRYFGRDFTHAASRERKAFLRSFGVLYQGGALWSSMTVGENVALPLELYTDLSRRERAGIVGLKLAQVGLAGYEDYYPSELSGGMKKRAGLARALALDPEIVFFDEPSAGLDPITSLKLDELILQLRDTLGTTIVVVSHELASIYGIADRVVMLDRETKGVIAEGDPRELRDRSEDARVREFLNRRMEPAGQKGVSTP; from the coding sequence ATGCCCGCCGCCGGAAAATTCGCCATCGAGGTCGAAGGCCTGCAGGCGCGTTACGACGAGCGCGTGATTCTCGAGAGCGTTTCGTTCGCGGTGAAGAAGGGCGAGGTGTTCTTCATCATCGGCGGCTCGGGTTGCGGCAAGAGCACGCTGTTGCGCAACCTCGTCGGCTTGCAGCAGCCGCCGAAGGGGAGCGTGCGCTACTTCGGGCGCGACTTCACGCACGCGGCCTCGCGCGAGCGCAAGGCGTTCCTGCGGTCCTTCGGCGTGCTTTACCAAGGCGGCGCGCTGTGGAGTTCGATGACCGTCGGCGAGAACGTCGCCCTGCCGCTCGAACTCTACACGGACCTCTCGCGGCGCGAGCGCGCGGGCATCGTCGGCCTGAAGCTCGCGCAAGTCGGCCTCGCGGGCTACGAGGATTATTATCCGTCGGAACTGTCGGGCGGCATGAAGAAACGCGCCGGCCTCGCGCGCGCGCTGGCGCTCGATCCCGAGATCGTGTTCTTCGACGAGCCGTCGGCTGGCCTCGACCCGATCACGTCGCTGAAGCTCGATGAGCTCATCCTGCAGCTGCGCGATACGCTGGGCACGACCATCGTCGTGGTGTCGCACGAACTCGCCAGCATCTACGGCATCGCGGACCGCGTCGTCATGCTCGACCGCGAGACGAAGGGCGTGATCGCCGAGGGCGACCCGCGCGAGCTGCGCGATCGCAGCGAGGACGCGCGCGTGAGGGAGTTTTTGAATAGACGCATGGAGCCCGCCGGTCAAAAAGGAGTCTCAACCCCGTGA
- a CDS encoding 2,3,4,5-tetrahydropyridine-2,6-dicarboxylate N-succinyltransferase: protein MSPTPDFAALRTQTEQLFAAGPGADKAAARALWSEVRSALNAGAVRSAEPDPSSPTGWKVNTWVKQAILLGLRHGDMADVSGAFPFYDKDTLPVRRPGLAAGVRIVPGGSSIREGAYIARGVICMPPMYINLGAYVDEGTMVDSHALVGSCAQIGKRVHLSAAAQIGGVIEPVGALPVIIEDDVLVGGNTGIYEGAIVKTRAVIGAGVVLTGSTPIYDLVNQTIIAPAAGQPVVVPPGAVVVPGARTVKRAPGPEWGLSVATPVIVKYRDEKTDTRTELESWIR from the coding sequence ATGTCCCCCACGCCCGATTTCGCCGCCCTCCGCACGCAGACCGAGCAGCTCTTCGCCGCCGGCCCCGGCGCCGACAAGGCCGCCGCCCGCGCGCTCTGGTCCGAAGTCCGCTCCGCGCTGAACGCCGGCGCGGTCCGCTCCGCCGAGCCGGACCCGTCTTCGCCGACCGGCTGGAAGGTCAACACGTGGGTCAAACAGGCCATCCTCCTCGGCCTGCGCCACGGTGACATGGCCGACGTGAGCGGCGCGTTCCCCTTCTACGACAAGGACACCCTGCCCGTCCGCCGCCCCGGCCTCGCCGCCGGCGTGCGCATCGTCCCCGGCGGCTCCTCCATCCGCGAGGGCGCCTACATCGCGCGCGGCGTCATCTGCATGCCGCCGATGTATATCAACCTCGGCGCCTACGTCGACGAAGGCACCATGGTCGACTCGCACGCCCTCGTCGGCTCGTGCGCCCAGATCGGCAAGCGCGTGCACCTCTCCGCCGCCGCCCAAATCGGCGGCGTCATCGAACCCGTCGGCGCGCTGCCCGTCATCATCGAGGACGACGTTCTCGTCGGCGGCAACACGGGCATCTACGAGGGTGCCATCGTGAAAACCCGCGCGGTCATCGGCGCGGGCGTCGTGCTCACCGGCTCCACGCCGATCTACGATCTCGTCAACCAGACCATCATCGCACCCGCCGCTGGCCAGCCGGTCGTTGTGCCGCCCGGCGCCGTCGTCGTGCCCGGTGCGCGCACCGTGAAACGCGCGCCCGGACCCGAGTGGGGCCTCTCCGTCGCCACGCCGGTCATCGTCAAATACCGCGACGAGAAGACCGACACCCGCACCGAACTCGAAAGCTGGATCCGATGA
- a CDS encoding ABC transporter permease, translating into MSNPVATARAEAHLADGVLMVVVSGCWQITEDRPDWHDLAEKAMAAAGTKEPPRMIRVEGREVTNWDSALPLFVGQAKRGAEAIHAQFETVNLPHGVDQLVLQLGQPKAPKHEDPALPDLFTAVGNSATGLVRELRDISRLVGECVFSIARFFRGQAQFRWRDCIHEMQLCGAMALPIVGLISFLVGIILAYQGAVQLRQFGADIYVADMVGVAVIREMGPLMAAIVLAGRTGAAFAATLGNMKANEEIDALETLGVSPVDFLVMPRLTALFLMMPLLALYSNVLGIFGGLVISAGILDIPASLYWAETKSIVDLSDLFVGLIKSGIFGIIIGLSGCLRGLQAERSAAGVGAAATSAVVTGILLIIVLDTVFAVIFNILGW; encoded by the coding sequence ATGTCGAATCCCGTCGCCACAGCCCGAGCCGAAGCGCACCTCGCGGACGGCGTGCTCATGGTCGTGGTGAGCGGGTGTTGGCAAATCACGGAGGACCGGCCCGATTGGCACGATCTGGCGGAGAAGGCGATGGCGGCGGCGGGCACGAAGGAGCCGCCCCGGATGATCCGCGTGGAAGGCCGGGAGGTGACGAATTGGGACAGTGCGCTGCCGCTGTTCGTCGGACAGGCGAAGCGCGGGGCGGAGGCGATCCACGCGCAGTTCGAGACGGTCAATCTGCCGCACGGCGTCGACCAGCTCGTGTTGCAACTGGGCCAGCCGAAGGCGCCGAAGCACGAGGATCCGGCGCTGCCGGACCTGTTCACCGCGGTGGGAAATTCCGCGACGGGTCTCGTGCGCGAGCTGCGCGATATCTCGCGACTGGTCGGCGAGTGCGTGTTCAGCATCGCGCGGTTCTTTCGCGGGCAGGCGCAGTTCCGCTGGCGGGATTGCATCCACGAAATGCAGCTGTGCGGGGCGATGGCGCTGCCGATCGTGGGACTGATCAGTTTTCTTGTCGGCATCATCCTCGCGTATCAGGGCGCGGTGCAGTTGCGGCAATTTGGTGCGGACATCTACGTGGCCGACATGGTCGGTGTCGCGGTGATCCGCGAGATGGGCCCGCTCATGGCGGCGATCGTGCTCGCGGGCCGCACGGGCGCGGCGTTCGCGGCGACGCTGGGCAACATGAAGGCGAACGAGGAGATTGACGCGCTCGAGACACTCGGCGTGTCGCCGGTGGATTTTCTCGTCATGCCGCGCCTGACGGCGCTGTTCCTGATGATGCCGCTGCTCGCGCTCTACTCGAACGTGCTCGGCATCTTCGGTGGGCTCGTGATCTCGGCTGGCATCCTCGACATCCCGGCGAGCCTCTATTGGGCGGAGACGAAGAGCATCGTCGACCTGTCAGACCTGTTCGTCGGTCTGATCAAGTCGGGCATATTCGGCATCATCATCGGCTTGTCCGGCTGCCTGCGCGGGTTGCAGGCGGAGCGCAGCGCGGCGGGCGTCGGCGCGGCAGCAACCAGCGCGGTCGTGACGGGCATCCTCCTGATCATCGTCTTGGACACCGTTTTTGCGGTGATCTTCAACATCCTCGGGTGGTGA